From the Labrus mixtus chromosome 10, fLabMix1.1, whole genome shotgun sequence genome, the window aaacaacaaccaataaTTACAACTCATGAATGCATATTTTCCCAGTGTATTGGTGTCAACATGTGTTTGCTtatcttttacaaaaacaacaagcctaatgaaaacaacaatctgTGTTCCAGAAGACACTTTGAATTTCAATGTTTTATTATATGGCGGGTACAAGCTGTGTGTGATTTTAAAGCAGCAGATgacaaaaacagatttcaaGTCTTCAGTTCTATACCCAGGGTGTGGAACCAAACTCTGTGAAGTGTGTGAAATTAAACAAATTCAATAATGCATGTGTCAGACCTTTAACTGCACGCTTTCAGCTGCAGcctttccatttattttttcatccattgaaaaaaaatcaatactttATTGATTACCATTAGCATTTCTGCCCCATTTCGTGATATGTTCATGCACAGGATCATACCAGCAGCATGAGCAGAGCTGCGTGATTACAGCGTGTGTGTCGATATGGATGTGGTTCAATCGTATTCATTTTAATCAACACCTctggttttattttcagaaacaCCTGAGGTCATATGATGGTGTTTTTGCCTCATCATGTTTTTCTGCATATTAATAAAAAGTTTCTTGATTGGAAATTATAGGCAGTTTGAAGTAGGAGAGGTGTTATTTGGGAGGAAGTCGTGACTGGAGTGTGCTTCTGACTCAAAGAGGCTTAGCTGGgatgaatttaaaaatgctGGATCAGCAAAAAGATCAATCTGTGTTACGTCTTTTCTtcccacacacactgagatcatttttttctccagttttcaaacaaaaatacaaggtGAAGCACATAACCGATTACCGGTGTGTAGGCTGCAACACAAATTCCTGTTAAGTCGAAATGTTTCCTTGAagttaaagagagagatgtTAGAAGAAAAGCCTACAGTCTTCTGTATAAAGAACATGGTCTGCTAAGCACTGATGTGTTTGAACTTCAAATAAGGCTGGAGACAAACGTAGCGAAGAGATCAAGGACATCAAATCAACACATAAATTCTTCTGTGGGTTCTGCTGGCATTCCTCTTGGCTAGAATGAAAATACTTTCCTCTACTCTTTTTGCTTCTTGAGAAACCTCCTGTGTTCTCATCATAATCAAGtctttacattaaaaatatttcacCTACATCATGGATGTTTTCCGGCAAAACAAGGTGTAGGGTGCGCACACAAAACTTACACAGATGCTGGATCGAAAAACAAACTTAAgtacaacaataaaaaaggatCTCCACACTGGGTTACATGCTCGCAGCAAATCACACTTGTTCCAGGCATTGTCAAGTCCCATGTTCTGATAGGGTTCATTCAAAGCAATAAATCAACTCAATCATGAATGTTGCTGcacaaacaaaatctgaaatacattttaaaacatcaggTATTTGTACTCTTGCAAATCACACTTGCAAATGATTTAATAGCTTGtgaaaaagtcattttgaatccattttaaaataatgtgcgACAGCAGACAAAAGAGCCTCATGTCTCCTCAGGCTGAATGTATGAAAACAGTGTCTTGAATGTATGGAAGTCTTACAACTGAGCGTAAATGAGAGATATGTGATGAATAAACTCAGGATCTGATTgaaagctaagctaagctaaagctTTGGGCAAACAGTGGAAGGATCTGACACTGAGTCAATACAAGTTTCCTCTGTGAGACACACTGAGGCAGAGGggaagaaatgtaaaagaaaaaaagaaaagagtgaaagCATATAGAATTCAAGTTGAATAGGAAAAGAGTGCGTGAGTGCATGTTGCCTGAGCCTTGACAGTCGGAGGGGAAGAGAGCTCAGACCTCTGTTTCCTGACAGTAATTACTTCCCTGGCTCAACTCATGGCCTGAATCTCCTTCAGCAAACTAATACTCGCCTCTTGGGTCTCAGGGCCGTATGTTCCTGTGATGAGAGATTGCCTGTTAAAGAGTTTGTGCTTCACTTTTTCCACAGTCCAGGCGAACTTCTTAGAGATGAGTGGACAGCAAATTTAATCCTCAGAGGGTGAGAGAGGTTTAGGATTATGGGACATATCTCCCCAGCCAATGGGAGGATTTGAGTCTCTCTGGCCCTTAAGACTTGGCCAATCACGTCCTGAGGCAGAGGATCAAATGAACATTGGAGAGTGGAGCAGCAAAGAAATGATGCTCTATGATAGCCTCGGAGTAAAGGAGTGTCTTCTTACTCTTCTGCAGGAAACTTTTGTACAACATGTTTCCAAATGGCTGGtgtatcatgttttatttttaaaaacccagCAATTAGTCTGATGGCAATGTTACCACAACAGCCTGTTCCACCTGAAACATGCCAGCTTTAAAAGCTGTTCATTTGAATGTTGAtgaaatatttatattatattgtgcTTGTTTGGTTTACTCTCCCAGCATGACATCATCTGTCAAATGGATACTAGGCATGAATGCATGCTGGCTTTCATCTGTTAGTCTTGTTTTAACAAATGTTAAttcattaaattaatatttcatttgttgTCTAATTTTTGCagtgcatttttttaacatatctactggttttttttacctctaatTTGCATTGCTGTGCACAAAAGaaaccccaacaacaaccaattTACAACCAGAGATGCTCATGTAAACCACAAATATGTGCAGTAAAAAATTCTAACcctattttgaaaaatgtggctgtaaTCAAGCTGCAGTACTCAGACCCACTTCTACACcaacacacatgtaaacaaacacacacgacaGCACAAGAAACAAATTAGAAGGCAGTCTGATGGAGATGTTAAGGATTAAGAATCTTCCATTTGCATTTACTGCCCTCTAGTGCTGGTACACCAGTGTTGCTcgacaacagaaaaaaaataccattGAGCGTAATTTTGGGATTTCTTTGGCCAATCTTTGTCCAACTTATTGAAATACTCAGACCCAGTAACAAAAGTCTCATTCTATTCAGCATCCATGTGTGAATAGAAAACCTTATGCATACATTATTGATGGGTGCTGTATTATCTTTTGTGTTTACACTGAATGATGCCTCTATTGCTTCAACCCAGACATTATTTAAAAGATCTgcaaaaaagtacattttgttaCTCAAATGTTTCTGCAATTCAAAGTGTctggaacaaacaaacagtcttGAAGGTGCTTTCTCTCCACATCAAAAAGACTAACGCAGTTTCAATGGCTTTCCAAAGAGGGGCAGTATAAGAGTATCTATGGCTAAATGATTGTGTAATAATCGCCCTTACTCTACAGCTGAATTGATAGAGAAATTCAAATGAGTTCTCTTTAAATGGCTGAGATAAGATAAGCGATAATAACAACAAATCAAAGTTTGTCATACAAATAGTTTCAAGGTTACAGTGTTCTGGACAGAGCAGCACTGTGGACAGGCTGTGGACTTTGTCAGGTTCCCTTGTCATATTTCCAGCAGAGCGACCTTTTACAAATACATTAATATATTTCTAAAGTTATCACATTGATGCTCTGATTTGCCAATAAGttccacatttattttgaaatattttccaTAGGCAAAAGAAGAAGTGATTATAATCCAATGTATGACCACATCCAGGACATTCTCCGATGTGTTTTATTCAACTCAGTGGGAGCATTTAAGGTTTGTGACCCAGTTAACACTGCCCTTCAAAAAGTCTCACCTGTTAccaaacactcacacaatatctctgtaaactgtttttttttttttttcatgacagaaAGATGTcgttcacacaaacatgttgaggATGTGCCCCACAAGGCACTGGGTGAATGTTTGGTCCATGTACAGCACAGAGCAGTGATGGTGTGCTTCATGACACGTGGTGGATCCCACCTTTGGTCGATATGGTGTTAGAGGACTGGATTCTTAGAAATCTGCAAAAACTACATGGCCTCTGTCACAGCgaaacagatcttttttttaacctgaatcTGTCAGACAGAAACTGTATTTTTAGTGCATATCTCAGTATAATCCATTATGTGGTTGGTCAGTTTATAAGGTATTTAAGTGATGTACGTCAGCGTGAGAAGTCACATTCAATACTGCATAAAGATATCATAGTTTACCAGATTTAGTAGCATCAGCAGGATGTAAATAAGAGCAGAAAGGCATCCATCCTAGTAGAgcttcttcctgtttttcagttcttcttcacTACTTTAAAAGGCAAGACATTTTGGAATCTTAAGTCAATATGGTCTTTATGCAGAATTAAGGAATTCTAGTATCCCCTACACTGCTTCATATCTGGAGAGCTCTGCTGGTAGCTGGTAACATGAGAAGGTATTTTCTTCTTGGAATCTGAAAGAAAATGATCCATTACCAGGAAAGTCTTGCATGTCTCAATAAAGTCTGTGTGTAATAATATCAATAAAACTAacttaaagtttattttcctgCTTGACAAGCCATGGCTGGTAATTTTCCTGATGATTTTGATGCATTTCTGCCACCAGCTGGTAGTTGAAGTTTGAACAGGGATCTATACCTTCACTAAATCTAATAAgattaaacaaacaaccaaacaaaaaagaaagaaaagagagacaataatatcataaaaaaatgcacttttatTTCCCTCAATGAAATTTTGGAACCCTTCCTGCTGCAGATAATAACAATAAGTGGACAAGACTATGTAGGTGGGTCACCAACCCCCCCGTAATGTTAATGGTTTACTCCAGGAACCTGCACCTCTTCTGCAGGTATTTAAACCTGCCTCAAGCTTTTGGCTCCGCCCCCTTGCTCatgagacaaacaggaagaggtgAGTAGTACTCTTGTTTGAATGAGCTGTATCAACTAGTTTAACAGCTGAAGATAAAAAACAgtggaaaacacaaaataaaatgctcTTAACTGACAAGGCTCATCACTGATTGAGGtttctttatttacacatgCAGGCTGTCTAGCAACCCTCTAGAAGTTTCCAAactaaaataattattaatcCACATGTGACCTAACCTTTTGTTCTTAAGTGTTTTTATAGCACATGGCCGCAGGCAGAAAGAAATAATTAGCAAGCAGTAGAGAGAAAATCCATAATATTCTTAAATCATTAATAGACTATATCGTATTTGTTTTGACTCACTCTGAAGTCAGACAAGCTCACTGGCAGCTCATAAAAACTCATTCCACGAAACAGGTCTTCAATTATTCCACCTTGAAGTTACACTCAGGGAAATGAACCAAAAACAACTTTGTCCCAGAGCTGTAGACTTAAAGTGTGAGCTCACCTGTACAGCTTTAATGCCAAATTAtacaaaatgttgttgttcatttCAGACTCAAACCTCTGGGAAGGTCCATGATGGTCCTGTTACCACTTAGCAGAGGAAATGTCCTTATGTTGGCATGTCAGTGTAAAAGCAcatcatataaaaaaaatagccaATCTGGCGACTAAAGGTGCATTTAGGAAAGGCCAAGAATATATAATTGTTTTATGAGCAAAAAGCTAGTCATGTTTTCCCTTGGGACAAACACactatattaatttaaaaaaaactgagagtCTGGATGCTCTGAAGTTCAAACAAAGTAAAGTATGGTGAAGGTGGTCTTCGGTggtgaacacaaacattcaaaaagatgaaaacaactAAGGCAAGTAAAACGCCTTTTATTAAATTGGCTGTTTCATCATAGAAGTGTTAGAAACAAGGTTAGTCATCGAAAAGCTGGGTACAGTAACAAACCATGCGTAGCGGCACAAACAGCCTTCTTCGGGTCTGTTTGTGTGGGTTGGTAACCAGCTTTTTGATGACtaaccttgtttttcttttcagaagaGTGCCTTGgtttttccatctttttgaACACTCTATTATTGctcaaaataaataactttgacCTGTAAAGGAACATGTTGACTGAAACCAACAACTAAATTAATAAAAGTCACTCATTAAAAGAACGAGATTTAGTTTTGAGAGGGTTTATTTGAGTGTTTGTAATCTTGTTGATGACAAACTGTTCCTAatctctgtgtttatttctgttagCCTTTGGTGTGCTATAATTAGCTTGAATAATGATACTTTAGTTTACATTCATAGTTAAAAGTAATAGTTAACACTATGCTGCAACCTTCTATGTTATTTTTGTTCATCCATGTCATTCAGCTGGGAGAATAAATATGTGTTACAGTGTCAGTGAGACTGCTATCACTTGTTTCTCTGCAAACTGCACATGAGAGCAGAGTGTGGACGTCAGGGGTCTCCTGGCCTGACTGAAATTATCAGTGATATTTGTACAGAAGTTAGGAATGTGCCACTTATAGAAACACGCCTTCACTACGATGGTTTCACTGACATTGTTTAGACAGCTGATGAAGTTACGCTGTTAAAGGAAATTCTCCCCAAATTACTACTTTGTACAGTCTGTCCATCTCATTACGCTCAGTGTAGATTGTATTTTTGGaggaaaaatattttcatcCCAAACAAGctgtcagaaaacacagatgATGCAGCTTCAGCAAACCTTCCATTAAATGTACTCTAAACAATTATACCTTTGGAAGTGAAATGGGAAAGCCCCCACGAGGTTGAAATTATACTGCCACAGAGTTCTCCACAGTGTGATCATTTCAAACAGTTTGCAGCTGTGGTCAAAGAGGATATTTGTTCATCAGCTGACAAAGGCAAAAGATTTCCTGTTGCTAGTGAAGTGCAGCCAAACAATTTAAAGTTTCCACTTTTAGACTTTGTATACACTTAAAAATCAGTTTGATGACAAAGTTGTTGGCTTcctgaaaaaagagagagaaacattttttattactttatttcagacccataggtccCTATCAGAGTAAAGAAGCATAAGACATATAAATACAATACAACAACAGAGGGATACAATCACTACAGTTTACAAGTTGACAgtgattaaaacacaaagagacatttgtTCCAATGTTTGAGAAACAAGAGGGAGAATATCTTTTGTCACTAAGTGTGGGTTGAGTGAGCACTATTATGATTTCATTCTCTGAATTAATGAATTGACACATACATTTGAACATAAAGAGTGATGTGCATATGACTTGCACTCACTCAATTTTGCGTGAAAAACATTCTAAATGCATCATCATAAGCcacctttaacattttcatttgagcTGAACTGTAATTGCACCACAAGTAAGAAGTGAAGCGGAGTACAGTGAGCTTGAAAAGCTCGGTTTAACATTGTCTCTGCATATTGGAAATATGGCATGctatcagcatcatcatcactcAAGTCATTCCTGATTAAGTGCCCCAGATATTTCACTTTGTTCATCACACTCGGGGCTTGGTCAGAGATCAAGAAGTTGTTGTAAGACATGCACTGAAAGGTGACAAGATACAGGAAAGTAATTGTCCAAAGTGTTTGCCTTATAATGCTGAAGGTGTTTCCTATTGTCTATATTAGTGACATTACAAAACGTTCCCACTAGAGTGCAGCATCTACCCATTAACTCCCCTGtgcctttcttccttccttctctccaCAAACCAAACTACAGCAGCTCGCTGCCTCAGGCTATCATTACACACTCAATAAAACAATAGTCAGTCATTTTCCCTTCTTAATTGATCCCACTGCTGCCAAACAATGCATGGTGTGACTCtttttgggcggcagtagctcagtctgtagggacttgggctgTGAACCGGAGCGTCTTCGTCCGCccgtgcggaccaaatctggaagttggtctggtagctggagaggtgccagatcacttcctgagcactgccgaggtgcccttgagcaaggcactgaaccccccccccctccaccatcagctcaggagcgcctgtCGTGGCCggctccctcactctgacatctctccattagtgcatgtccataggatcctgtttgtgcatgtgtatatttctgcctatgtgtgtgttgcatgaattacagagtgtaaaaacagaaatttccccttgcggggatcattaaagtaaatcttaatcttatgGTGTGACTCTTTTTTGTAAGTGCCGCAGAGACAGCGGCATGCCTCGGAGTAAGACATGCTTTTTGTAATTATGTTGCTGACGTGTTTCTGTATGACCTGCCATCTGCAGACAGCATGCCGTAAAGTTGTTGCTCAAACGGCCGAGGTCAAGGCTCAGGGAGGCCGTGTTTGCCTGTGATGACATTGTCCTGGTATTTAGCAGGACTTGTGAAACAGTCGTCTGGAGGACAAGAACACAGCATGCAAAGCTCTTACCTAACTGTTGTTGTGGTGACAGATAGGACATTGACTAAATCCTTAACAAAGAAAAGGGAGGCCTGATAAGATAGTGTTTATGTTTACTATGCATGTTGAGAGCACACGGTCAGTCTCTTTCTCATGCATGCACATGCAAAATAATCCAAAATTGCATTCTATATTGCTGCGCTATATAACCTATTTATATAGATTTTTTATAAGACAtaaacttaacttttttttaaatatccattataaaacacaatacatttttcatgGATTGGATTTCTTTATCGTATACATAATTGTAGGAATCTAGTTCATGTATCACAAGGTTTTTACCCtgaatgtaaagcacattgagctcaCTTTGTGATGAAACTATTGTTCTATAGATAAAATGGTTATTTCTATCACTAAACAACAGGCTGTCTTTAGTTCTGCTGTCTACAGTGACTGCCATTCATTAACCTTTCAGGGTTCTTTCACCTACACAGGGTTGCAGGATGCTGGAGGGCACATTGGTAGAGAAGTGAGTCGTCTAACAGAGGAACCTCCTGTTTTTGTGAAGGACATGCAaagacacgcacgcacgcacacacacacacacacacacacacacacacacacacacacacacacacacacagacaggcctCTGTTGAGGTTAAGTTTTATAAATGTAAGGAGCTAAAAACCAGTGACAACAGTCtaatgacctacaaaagcaactGGAATCATCAGCCAAAAGATGTAATTGCTCTAACTCTCACAGCCACCACCAGGTCGGACTCTGATACATTGAATTAcagcacacaacacaaaataatccACTGATGCATTTTTAAGTTACAAAAAAGCATGGAGGACATTTTTCATTAGAAGGTATGACTAATGCATGCACAGGGCTAGATCAGCAAGATGTACCGTACTGGGTTGTCCACAGATGTACTCGGgcaactgtggctcagttagaGGTAGAGTTGGACGTCTCTCAGCTGGatggttgggggttcaatccccagctcctgcagcagcatgtccCATATGCctaaaacagaagaaatgcTCCTGTTGCTTTGGCGGTCGggtatgaatgtgtgaatgagtgtATGAATAAATGGGaaaagttacttctgatggacactttacctagcagcctctaccatcagtgtgtggatgcgTTAGTGTAAAAGTGCtatgagtcgtcagaagactataaAAGCGCTAtccaagctcaagtctatttaccatttcacATGGGGACCGGGAAAATTACATAAGATGAAAGTTTCTCACAGCTGGTTTATaggaaaatattttcttcacatCTATTCTGGTCAGTTTGTTGGCAAAGAAAGCTTAAACTGATCATTTGAGTAATGTAAAAACGACTTCAATAGAAGTGAGCAAAATGACTAAAAGCACATTTGGTTAACAATGAGGCATatccttttttgtttcaaaatgatcaaaaatgtCATTCTGGCTTTTCACATCCACCGCAAACAgtgtttcatttctctttcacaAATTAGCAAGTCTGATGTATCATCGtgtctgtggtttttttttttgagcctCCCTCTCTCAGCCACTCCTTGTGCTGTCAGCATGGCAGGGTGGAGCTGACAGAGCGGCACATGTTTCAAGCATGCTCTGAGGCTGTACTCACTTGCTGTCTGTTTCCCTTCCTCTTATAATGCGTGCACGACTgagctgaaagagaaaagaggggagggCCCAGTGCGTGCTACCAGCACTGCTTTTTACCAATCACAGGGGTTTCCCCaccctctctgtctcgctcccttcctccctttctTTACGCTCCCTCCCACTGTCTCTTGACAAACCaaccaaagacaaacaaaaaagtgcAGGGAGAAAAAAGTGATAAGCAGCTTCTGGGTTTTGCTTTCAAGCGCACTCCTGCTGAATCGGTGTGagggagtgtgaatgtgtatgtgtttgcagggcgttctctctgtctcctgccaCAGTAGCAACACAGCCGACGGCCCTGAACAAAAGGCTAAACGCAGCAGAGCCACAGGAGGAAAAACTCAGGGATAGAAGCAGGCAGAGTGGCCCAGCGTGACGGCAACTTCTCAGGGGAGGAACTCAACCTGCCATTTTTGCCCTCCTCGACCTGAAGAGGAGACACAAGTccagtctgtgtctctgttttgtctttcattCAGCCTCTGCCATCCTCTCCAGGAGTCCGGTAACCTGCCCGTTCACACCTGGACCTCTCCCACAATCCATCCACCTGTCCTTTCGAGATGACCGACGATGACTGCCGCTCGCCCATCGGCCtggactgctgcagctgctgcctgGACCTGGCAAACGGCTGCGATGACTCCATGTCCAGCAGTCCATCAGACGGCCTACCAGGAAGCCCATGCAGCCCCAGTGTCAGCCACTTCCGCCAGCTCCGAAACCAGCTGATGTACCAGAACCTGAACACGGACAAGCTGAACCACATCATGAGGCAGGACTCGCTGGAGTCCGTGGTGAGGGACCCCTGCTTCCTGCTCAACGAGGGGATCTGCAACAGCAACATTGACCAGACCATGCTGTCCATACTGCTCTACTTTCACAGGTATGTCTGTGGATTCACATCTGATACACTAACACAAAGGGTCCCTACAGTAGcacaacatatttgtttttaaactgaatgtttttcttacCTTTCTTAGGAACATTCAGTTCTTTCAAACTCTTTGGTTCAACTGTTACATCCGCATGTATCATATCTTGAAATCAATTAGTGCTCATATA encodes:
- the tsc22d3 gene encoding TSC22 domain family protein 3 isoform X1, encoding MTDDDCRSPIGLDCCSCCLDLANGCDDSMSSSPSDGLPGSPCSPSVSHFRQLRNQLMYQNLNTDKLNHIMRQDSLESVVRDPCFLLNEGICNSNIDQTMLSILLYFHSASGASVVAIDNKIEQAMDLVKNHLMYAVREEVEILKEQIKELAEKNNQLERENYLLKNLASPEQMEKFQSHVPTEVLLDNQSSHLTLDQQQTCIHSTGSAV